Within the Sphingobium baderi genome, the region ACGCGCCATCTGCTCGTCCGTCAGCCAATACAGGTCGCTCATGCTCGGTCTCCCCGCGGAGCCTGAATCACATCGCCATCAGCCAATCAATGGGTCCTGAGCCTAGCCGTACCGATCGCCAACGCCGGATCTCGATCAACCGCATTTTCGAGCCGCTCGATCTCGCGGTGCATCCAAGCGGCGTCGAGCGCGTCAGCGACAGTCCGCGCCCGCATCACCGACCTGCCGCCCAACTCGCCGATGGCCTTTGCAACAAACCGCGGCCGCCCAGCAATCTTCTCGACCTCGACCAGCATCCAGCCTTCGGGCCGCAGCTGGTCGTTGAAGTTGCGAACCATATCCAGCGCTTGATTGCGGTCTGGCCGCACGACCGGGTGGACCATCTCGGCAAGAAAAGCGAGGAAACGGTCAGCCGGCCCGTCGATCAGATCGAAACGCTTGTCCTCGAAAATCCAATCGTCTTCCCAGTCGTTATTGTTCCAGCGGTGCTGCCAGATATCGCCCGCAGCATCCTTGTACCGTGAGTCATGCGACGGCAGTGTCTCTAGATCCCAAAGCCGCTGCAGGAATTCGACATCGTCCAGCGATCCCATCCAAGCGATGTTGTCGACCTTGAGACCGTCAATGATGTTGCGGCGTGCTCGGCGCGAGACGTTCGCAGGCGCCGAACGCCAGTCGGGACGCGCTTGAATGCGCGGCCTGATCGATGCGCTGAACCAGATATCTCCGTCGCGCTCATATACGGCCTTCACCCGCGCCGTAATCTGCTCCTCCAGCGTAGCGCGCTTTGCGCCTAGACGGCCGTAGTGCGCTGGGTCGATCGACAGAAAGAGCGTATAGATCGGCGTCCCGCCGTTCCAATTGTCCCAGCCCGTCTCTGTTGTCTCGCAATCGGCTTCGCGCAGCAATTCGGCTGCTTCGGTCATGCCTTCGGCGGCCAGCATCGCCTCCACCGCCGCCAGATGCGCCTCGTCGTCCTGGCCTTCCACGTCACCACTCCTTCGATCCTCATTTGTTTACACGGAACGAAGATGGAACGAAAGTAACATCGGTGCATGTGGGGTGCGAGGCTGCGGCCTCGTCGGCAGGCTGCGGCCTGGAAGCCTGCGCTGTTGATCTGGTCAGGTTAACCGATGATTATGGGGCATGAGCCCCTCCGCACAGACGTCAATCTTCTATCTCGACGAGAGCGGCAACAGTGGCGATCTCACGCGGTCGGGCCGAGACATGGACTTTGGCGGCCAGGAAATCTTTGTTTTGGCCAGCATCGGCACAGACGATCCCGATGCCCTTGCCCGGGAGCTGGAGCACTTACGCTACCATCACCGCGTCCAAGCGGTAGAGCTGAAATCCTCGGCGCTCAAGAACAAGCCGGCGCTGGTTGGCGACCTGCTTGCTTTCCTGCGGCTGCACGAGCTGCCGCTTCTCTTGGAGGTGGTCGACAAAAGATTCATGATCGCCGCCAACATGATCAACAATCTCGTGCTACCCGCAGTTGGCGCGTGCGACGTCACACCTGAGGCACAATGGTTTCGGAACGAACTTGCCGAGTATTTGCACGCACAGGCGTCGCCGAGCGTGATCGCTGCTTATGTGGCCGCGTGCGATGCGCCCTCGGCAGCGAGCATCGTCCGCGCATTCGACACGCTGCTCGATTGGCTCGATGAGCGGAAAGCTGGCGACGAGCGGGCGGAAGCCATGCGCTTCTTCACTCGTGACAGTCTCAGCGATTTCATGACCGCTGGCCCAGAAACGGAAACGGCTCAGCTCCGCTGCCTTCCGCCACCCGATTTGGGGAAGAAAGGCCAGTCGATCTGGATGTTGCCGAATTTGACTTCGCTCACCAACGTATATGCCCGGATCAATCGTTATCGGCGACGCCGGCTGGCGGACGTCATCATCGTGCATGACGAGCAGGCGCATTTCGATGAAATTTTGGCTGATGCCAAGGCGCTCGCCGAGCGGCTGGCCGCCGAAGGGGCGGCGATGCCAGCGCGTTTCGCCGACTATCATTTCGTCGAACAGGCTACCTTGCGCTTCGCCAGTTCCGGCGCCACTTCGGGTATCCAAGCGGCCGACATCATCGCTGGCTTCCTGATGCGCTATGTAAAGTCGGTACTCCATGGCCTGGCCACGCCCGACCCGGTGGTACAAGACGTCTTCGATGCGCTGATGGATTTCACGGACCCGGCGCAGGGGCTTGGCGTCAATTTTGTTCTGGCCCGCCACGATGTCGTTAGGCTTGGAGTGCGGCCGCTGTGAGCAACTCGGACACCCCGGATAGGGTCTGCAGTTCGATCGTCTGCATTATCGTGACCTCTCACCGAACGCCGCCATTCCGCTACCGGCCAGGAGATGCAAAACCCACTGTGTGAATGAACGGCCGGTTTCGACGACCATGCAAGGCGCTGTTAACGGCGGGTTTGTTGGCGGCACTTGCCAGTCCGCTGGCCGGCTTTGCATTGGTCGCTTCCGACCAGGGTCGGTCGTCTAGGTTTGCTCGATCAACGTCCCGTCTCGACGGAAGCTGCCGCCCGGGCTGATCCAAGAAGACAATCGGCAACGTGCCAGAAACGGCCGGCGGCGGGGTGCGTCACCGCGTGAGGTCTGCGATAGCCGGGACAGCAGCGTCCGTATAACGTCACAGGTGATCGGGCGGTTGTTCGACGACCATGCTTTTGTTACGTTTGCTGCGTCGACTCTTGGTGGCACTTCAGACTCTGCGGCTTCGGGGCGGGTCGAAAATTCCAAATCGGTCCGATCTAGCCAGCCATCGCTCCAAGGGGCGTCGCCGGCGCAGCGTTCGAAGGCGGCAGCGCCAAACCCCGGCTAATCTCGGCCGCGAACGCTTTGGAAACGACCTCTTCGAGTGAGTGGAAAAGAGGATGAGTGACCTTGGTGAAAGCCACGCGCCATCTGGCGCGATGCCCGGCCTGCCTTATGAGCGGCGCCGCGCAAGGGACGAGATCGCGCAGCGCCTGGCCGCGATCGTCGAGTCCTCCGACGACGCCATTCTGGCGAAAGATCTGGATGGAACCATCACGAGCTGGAACAGGGGAGCGGAACGGCTGTTCGGCTATCGCGCCGCCGAGATCGTCGGAAAGTCGGTCATGCTTCTCCTGCCAGATGATCGGCAGGACGACGAGGCACCGATCCTGGCACGGCTGCGCCGAGGCGAGCGCGTCCGTCACTATGAAACGGTCAGGCGCCGCAAGGACGGGAGTCTGATAGACATCTCGCTCAGCGTATCACCGTTGCGCGATGCGAACGGCACGGTTATCGGCGCCTCCACGATCGCGCGCGACATTACGGAGCGCAAGCAAGCCGAGGAGCGGCAACGCTTGTTGCTGCGTGAGATGGACCACCGGATGAAGAACCTGTTCGCGCTTGCAGGCAGCCTCGTCGGCATGAGCGTGCGCGATGCTGCAAGCCCACAGGAACTGGCCTCCATCGTCCAGGAGCGTTTGAGCGCGCTGGCGCGTGCGCACGCTCTCACAATGCCGAAGGACTCCGCTGCCGGCAGTAACGATTCGGTTAGGCTCCACGTATTGCTTCGGACGATTTTGGCACCTTACGAGGGTGCTGGCGGTGGCGATGACCGGCTGCGAATCAACGGCGATGATGTGACGTTACCCGGAAACGCGATGACCACGATCGCACTCATCCTCCACGAACTGGCTACCAATGCCGCGAAATACGGCGCGTTGTCGTCACCATCGGGCACCGTCACCGTCGAATGCGTCGCGAAAAAAGATACGCTTGCTTTGATCTGGGATGAGCGCGGCGGCCCGCGGAGCGATGAGCCGGGGGAAGATGGATTCGGCAGCTTGCTTGGGCGCCTGGCCAGCGGACAGCTTGGCGGCACCATCGAGCGTGAGTGGCGGCCGGAGGGATTGCGTGTCACCCTGACGGTTCTACGTGATCGCCTGAGATGACGCTCTCAAAGCAGCTGGACTTCCCGGTCTAAGACCCGCTTCCACCGTGTAAGCTTACACCGGCTATATGCTCGACGACCTGGCGCGCAGCGCGCGATGGCACGGCCAGGCCGATGCCGACATTACCGCCATTGGGGCCGATGATCGCGCTGTTCACGCCGACCGCTTCGCCACGCATGTTGATCAAGGGGCCGCCCGAGTTCCCCGGGTTGATCGGCGCATCGGTCTGGATGTAGCGAGCGCCGCCGTCGGGCGAGCCGCGCAGCCCGCTGACGATTCCCGCCGTGACGGTCTGCCCCACCTCGAACGGGTTGCCGATGGCGACCACATAGTCACCGACCTGCGTCTTGTCCGAGTCACCCAACGGAAGCTGTTTCAGCCCGCGAGCTGGAATGCGCAGCACGGCGATGTCGGACCGCGGATCGCTGCCGAGAAACTCGGCTTCGACCTGCCGATCACCAATGCCAACGGCAATGGCGCGGGCATTCTCGACGACATGGTGGTTGGTGACAACCAGACCGCGCGCGGCATCGACCACGAACCCGGAGCCCGCCGAGATCCGCGGCGCCAGTGCCTCGTCGGGCACGCCGAGGAAGAAGCGATAATAAGGATCGCGCAGCAGCGGGTTCTGCGCATAGGGCGACGCCTGCAGCACCGCGATGTTTACCACAGCGGGCGCAACACGCTCGACAAGCGGTGCGACCGTCAGCCGATTAAGCGGGACGGCGTCGACGGAAACCTGTGCGCTTTCCGCCCCAATCACCATGTCACGGTCGGACTTGAGCCAAGCCACCCCCACGCCGCCGGCCACACCTGAGGCCAGGCCGATCGCTGCAAGCAGGGCCAGCCAGCCGCGCGGCGGACGCAGGTCCGGTCCAGCTGGGCTCACGGGCGACCATCCTTCAACTCAAGCGGGTCTGCGACGGCTGTGTCGGCGGTTTCGAGGATCTCGCACAGTCGCGACACGGTCGCGGACATGGGGCGCGGCGCCGCCGGAAAATCCAGCGGCTCGCCGCGCGCCCGTGCGACGGCCTCGATCAGATCGGCCCGATCGCCGCCGGCGTCCAATATCTCGACGATAAAGCGGTCCTCCAGCGACCCGGCGATCGCGATCACGTCTTCGCGCGTCATGCCGTCTCTCCTTTCGTTTCCTCCGGCCGCTGGCGCAGCCGCAGCCCGAAGCCGATCAGGACCACACCGGCGATGACAGCATAGATCGCGATCGCCCATGCGACCGACAGGATCGTGGCGGGCGGATTCATATAAAGCGCCACCGGCACCGCAATCCCGAGCAATAGGGAGAGCACGCCCGAAAGCGCGAGCAGCCACTCGCCCTCGATCTCCTTGCGCAGGCGGATCGCGGCGGCGATCTCCAGCACTCCGGTGAGGATGGCCCAGGCGCTCAGCACCGACAGTGTCGCCAGAGCATAGCTGGCTGTCGCCACAAAGGGCATCAGCACGAACAAGACCGCGACCGCGACGCCGATGATGCCGCGCAGGATCAGCGTCCACCAGCGCTCTTCCTTTCGAGTGGCGCCGCGCACGCCAGCGATCGTCGAGAGTAGGCCATCGGCGCCGGCATAGGCGGCGAACACCATGGTGAAGGCGAACAGGGCGCTTACAGGAAACAGGAACGCGACCACGCCTAAGCTCAACGCGAGGACGCCACGAACGACAAACCATCCCCAGTTGTGGTTGAGCAGCGGAACGCCGGT harbors:
- a CDS encoding trypsin-like peptidase domain-containing protein, with translation MSPAGPDLRPPRGWLALLAAIGLASGVAGGVGVAWLKSDRDMVIGAESAQVSVDAVPLNRLTVAPLVERVAPAVVNIAVLQASPYAQNPLLRDPYYRFFLGVPDEALAPRISAGSGFVVDAARGLVVTNHHVVENARAIAVGIGDRQVEAEFLGSDPRSDIAVLRIPARGLKQLPLGDSDKTQVGDYVVAIGNPFEVGQTVTAGIVSGLRGSPDGGARYIQTDAPINPGNSGGPLINMRGEAVGVNSAIIGPNGGNVGIGLAVPSRAARQVVEHIAGVSLHGGSGS
- a CDS encoding DUF3800 domain-containing protein, translated to MSPSAQTSIFYLDESGNSGDLTRSGRDMDFGGQEIFVLASIGTDDPDALARELEHLRYHHRVQAVELKSSALKNKPALVGDLLAFLRLHELPLLLEVVDKRFMIAANMINNLVLPAVGACDVTPEAQWFRNELAEYLHAQASPSVIAAYVAACDAPSAASIVRAFDTLLDWLDERKAGDERAEAMRFFTRDSLSDFMTAGPETETAQLRCLPPPDLGKKGQSIWMLPNLTSLTNVYARINRYRRRRLADVIIVHDEQAHFDEILADAKALAERLAAEGAAMPARFADYHFVEQATLRFASSGATSGIQAADIIAGFLMRYVKSVLHGLATPDPVVQDVFDALMDFTDPAQGLGVNFVLARHDVVRLGVRPL
- a CDS encoding HdeD family acid-resistance protein — encoded protein: MTSISATVPHAGAGSDARTGVPLLNHNWGWFVVRGVLALSLGVVAFLFPVSALFAFTMVFAAYAGADGLLSTIAGVRGATRKEERWWTLILRGIIGVAVAVLFVLMPFVATASYALATLSVLSAWAILTGVLEIAAAIRLRKEIEGEWLLALSGVLSLLLGIAVPVALYMNPPATILSVAWAIAIYAVIAGVVLIGFGLRLRQRPEETKGETA
- a CDS encoding PAS domain S-box protein, with product MSDLGESHAPSGAMPGLPYERRRARDEIAQRLAAIVESSDDAILAKDLDGTITSWNRGAERLFGYRAAEIVGKSVMLLLPDDRQDDEAPILARLRRGERVRHYETVRRRKDGSLIDISLSVSPLRDANGTVIGASTIARDITERKQAEERQRLLLREMDHRMKNLFALAGSLVGMSVRDAASPQELASIVQERLSALARAHALTMPKDSAAGSNDSVRLHVLLRTILAPYEGAGGGDDRLRINGDDVTLPGNAMTTIALILHELATNAAKYGALSSPSGTVTVECVAKKDTLALIWDERGGPRSDEPGEDGFGSLLGRLASGQLGGTIEREWRPEGLRVTLTVLRDRLR